Genomic window (Zingiber officinale cultivar Zhangliang chromosome 2B, Zo_v1.1, whole genome shotgun sequence):
AGAACAATATTTAACTTCCTCATGTGCTTCTTTCCAGCATCTCTTGGTACCTCCTATAAGACTCCTCCTTCTCCAGCCTAAACTTCTCATGGCAGCTAGCGATAAACTTCTCTGCAAGCTGGTCGATCTCATTCTCTCCATCCTCCTCCCCTAGAGCCTCCAAATCGTCCTCAACCCATTCGAGGTGTCCTGCAAGCGACATCTCTGCTTTGTCATCACCATCCTCAGTCAAAATTAATGCTGAATTCCAGGGAGAGTCATAGCACAAACTAAGTATCTAACTCACCAAAGACAGGAAGCTCGGGGATGGGACTGATGACATGTGGGGGTGACCAGTTCAGTTGCAGATTTAGCAACTCGAACTGTTGCCCCTTCCTTTGCCGCCTCCACTTCTTCTTAGAAAGGGCATGTATCAGATGACTGGCATACCGAAAGACGCAACCCTTGAAGAGGCTCTTGATCTTGAGAGAGCCTGAGTTAGGGGAAGACTCTCTCTCTGTGAAATCAAAGAATGATTGTAGAAATCTTTTAGGATTTTGGTTGGCCATTAGGCTTAACAACTAATTCTTTGAGGACCCTTATAACATCTACACTTGGTAGCCTCATCCACTGTAATTTAATAGCACATGTattatataattatatagttCTACATTTTTTCACCGAAGTAAAGTTGAACATAGCTATCTTTGCACAGCGACAATAGACATTTTCCACTTGAGGTTGGAAGGTAGGTTAGAATGGAGGTTTCAAACCCAACTGAGCCAGAGGTTGAGACTTGAGATCGACCTGACTAGTTTTAGGTAAAGTAGGATGTCTTGTTCGAGAGAAAAGATGAAGCAAGTTTTGTTGAAAACAGCCAAGCAAAAACTATTGTATATTCATTCTAATATATTGTTCTAGTATATAGTTTGATTCGATCAGAATGTCTCTACTGGTTAAACCAGACTAGGTTTACCTCTGATTTCTaataattggttgaattgattggTCTGATCCGACTAGCAAAACATTTGGCATTGATAAAGTGATAAGAAACTCCAGGACAAGGGAACAAAGCAATGAAAGTAGAAATCGTAGGTACTAAACAAATATATTATCCACGGAGCAGTACTAAACACTGAAGTTATTAGGTTTGAGATAATTGTTCTACAAAGTTGGTAAGATCTTTAATGAccaagaagttttttttttttaaatttcacatGGAAATATTTTAGTAGTTTCTAGTCTTGCACACTTCCATGCTAATCCCTATGTAATTTGATAAAGTTATTATAGGTGAAACTGAATTGTTTATGGTATACATGAATGCTTGTCTAGATAAAATTTTCACAGTATTTTTAGTTAATACAGATTTATAATTCTTGCATTTGAGAAGGGAAAATGGAAGAGGAAATAAGTTATTAATGTATTTATTAATTCATATTCGATAACTTGGGGATGGCTAATGGCTTAACCAGATAAAATTTAGATGGACGAGGAAACGACACACTTTACACTTTCACTTTGACCAGAAAATGGTGGTAAAGGTGAATACGTTTGCCCCTAGTACCTCTATCAACTTATTCCAGGATCAACACGGAGGacgtaaatcacgggcggctattaatttttggaataatgactagcacataagggagacatttacatCACCTCATGTACTAGCTACTATGTGAAAGGGATTTGAGGAGAACcataagaaaaataactagtcAAAGGGTGTTCGCCCAATAAGGAGTTAGCGACATTGCAAAACCTAGATATGGCCATATTCGTATAGGTTTAGACATGAGAACGGCTTAGAAATACTTGTATCATTGGTCAGCTAAAGGCTCTAGAATCCAAACTTTTCCATGCTATTTAAATTCCTGTGACATGTTTATGAGGCCACAAGTCAATAATAGAATTCCACAGGGATCTGCTTGAGTGAAAAAATAACTGCATTTACTCAACAAAGCACTCAATCTAAGAAGATGCGCAGCATGCCGATTTAGAACCAGCAGGCTCTTGACCGGAGACTGCTATTTGAGTTCCTGTCAGTAGGTTCGTGTCCCCGGTAGGCTCAGCGTCGTCGTTGGCCACAAGGGACTTCTTGCTCACGATCCGGTAAATCTCGGTGAGAATGGTCACGAAAGCACTCTCGACGTTGGTGGCATCGAGGGCGGAAGTCTCCATGAAGAAGAGATTCTCATTCTCAGCGAACTCCTTGGCGTCCTCGGTCGGCACCGCGCGAAGGCTTCCGAGGTCGGACTTGTTTCCGATGAGCATGATAACGATGTTCTTGTCGGCGTGTCCTCGCAGCTCCTCCAGCCATTTAGTCACATGGTCGAACGATTGGCGTTTGGTTATGTCGTAGACTAGCATCGCTCCCACTGCGCCTCTGTAGTAAGCGCTCGTCACCGCCCGATACCTGCTGGCCAGCATCATAACTACTTTGTCGCAGCAAATTGAAAGAGAAGGCAGctcaaggaagaagatgactgaAGATCTTCGTAGATCATTTAAACCATAATTAACAGAGAAGAAGtccataaaaaaaaaactgattttTGGAGTCAATGAAAAATTTGGACAGAGAACGAGGCAAAAAGAGATCTTCATAACTAAGTTTTTGTTCATGGTTTTGTTTATGTAGGATAGATCGAAAGAACAAAGCCACAAACAATCTGAGTTTTGAAATGGTAACTTAGGACGAGCAAATTAGGGCGATAAATCACGGAAAAAGCAGGGCGGGGAAAAGGGAAAAGATcgaggaggaagatgaggagaTGACCTTTCTTGGCCGGCGGTGTCCCAGATCTGGGCCTTGATGATCTTCTGGTCGATGGTTAGGGTGCGGGTCTGGAACTCGACGCCGATGGTGGCCTTGGAGTCGAGATTGAACTCGTTGCGGGCGAACCGGGCGAGCAGCTGCGACTTCCCCACCGCCGAGTCACCGATCAGCACCACTTTGAAGACGTAATCGATCTTCTGGTTGAAATCGGGGTAGTAATTACGACTGCTCGAGGACATCCTGCCTGCGTCCGATCGTTCGATCCCGGCACCGATCAGCTGATCGTTCAATCGATGGCCAGGGCGAAGAAATCGCCGCCGCAGCGAGGAACAGGAAGACAATAGTCAACGTCGAagaggaggaaaaagaagaagaaacaaggcgCCAAATAGATCGGTAAACGAAAGGGGTTCGGTTTGGTTGAGTCGAGCCGTAAACGCGTCGAGCGTGCTCGaccaaaataattaaaagaagatTTTTTCAATTGTACCCTTAAAGTTTATACTTCGTACCCCACGAGTTAGCCAAATACTCAATACGGGAaaatcttttttgtttttttaaataccCATAATTTTGTATTTCAAAATGCttctaattttcaaagttttatcATTTAACCTCTAACTACGAGTACTAACTATAATGTAATCAAGTCCTCAGAATCATGGTGTTACGATAGAACATCTATATTATCATTTAGGTACTCACAGTTCGAACTCCAACTACAATATATTTATAAGAACTTTTCTTCCAAATAAAGAACGTAATCAAATGATACTGAATTTTTAAGATGATCGTCGTGTGCGCTTCTCGATTTATTTTgatggttggtggaaaatttttataggatcaaATCGATCATccaatcaataaaattaattgtaattatcaattttttttactataatgtaatcaaataatataaacatatttaatttaatcttaaatttATATGTGTTTTAAATACTAGATATAAAAGTGTGATGGCAactccaataatatttattatctctttaatttttcaatttaataTTCTTCTCTATATGTTTTATATGGTAAGTGGAAAAAAACtacttataataaaaaaaaatgaagatgcTGGTTATAAATGTCACAGTATGATAATCAAAGGATATAGTACTTTTTGGCTAATTGTTACGTGTCTTCTTAGTTTATTCTAATAAttgatgaaaaaattttataggaTGAATTTGATCTTCATGAATAATcaaataagattaattaaaattatcaaaatgcCCACGAACATTTCAAAATAACTAAAGCATAAGGTtgaaaaaatatgaaactacgTGGGTCAAAATGAAGTTATCCTAAAAAATTCATCGACCACTCCCATATTTCTAATTTAGTCCTCATGCACCGGCGATCCCAGTTTATTCTCCGCCGCCACCTGTCCCACCTCCACTTCCATTCCGGCGAGCCCGCTTCCCATACCTTTCCCCGATCGATCCCTCCTCCATGCTCCACCGCGATCTCCTTTCGCGTCTGCGATTCCATCCCTCCAATGGCCACTTTCGGCCTCGCCGACTACGACGATCTTCTGCGAGGGTGCACCCGCAGGCGCGCGATAAAGGAGGGCCGGGTCATCCACGCCCACATGATCAAGTCTCATTTTGTCACTTCCGTTCGCCTAGCGAACCGGCTCCTTGTCATGTACGTCAAAGGCGGTTCCTTGGAGGACGCCCGACAAGTGCTCGACGGAATGTCCCAGAGGGACGTGATCTCCTGGACTGCTATGATGTCGGGGTACTCTCAGCACGGTCGAAGCTTTGAGGCCTTGGAGCAACTCCCCAGGATGCTAAGAACAGGTAACGTTGAATGCTTTTTGGCATTTTGATAATGTTTAAGTCTTCTTTGTCTGAATTGTGCAGCTTATTGTTAAAACAACACGTTCCGTTTTGTTGTATTGAGATGTAGTGTTATAAATTAGGTTTTGGAGGCCCAAATACTACTGTGTGCATCACAACAGAGCTCTGAGGCTTTGGAGATGTAGTTTAAGATGCACGAAAGTGTAGCATTTGGTTTCCTTCATTGTTTGAtgataattttcaatttttttctggCATCAGTTCAGACATTGAAAGATTTAGAGTCCATTGGTTCTGTAATGAAAATGCTCAAAAATAGATGTGGGGAATGTGCTCGACGAGGTCACATTTTGACAATCAAGTCAAAAAAATGAACATTAGGGACTTAGTGCATACGTAAACTTCATTGGCCGTGGTGCCTTTCATTGGCTAGATTGTCCAATTTTCAACTGCTGAAAGTGTTGGACTTCATCGGACAGTCTTAACAAATATCTGTTTCATGTTGGTTGGAGCACAACTAAAAATGATGGTTCTGCTGTGCCATCTAGGTTATCAATGGTTTGTTTTGTTCATTGCTTATGTGTGATTTTGGTCAAGAGTTCTGATATTTGTGTTCGAGAGAGGATTTTGAACATTATTTCTGACCAAAATATTCTAGTCATCAAGCTGTACACAGCGAGTTCTTCTTATATCCACATAGATTTACATGGTCCAAATATATCTATTGACGTGCAAACATAGTCTATTTCTTGAAGCTTGATCTCTTCAAATATGTGCCTCTTGCATGGAATAATGTTTTTAGATATTCATATGTAAATTTTCATGTCATTGCATATCATAGCAACCAATGCTGATGCACAAGAAGTCAAAAACAATTTCATTTTATCAAATTGAACTTGTAAAAGAAATAGGGATCTATGGCTGcaccaattttcttccttttaGTTAGCTTGCTAGATTTGAAGTCCTCAATTATTTTTTCCCAGAATCTACCAATAATTTGAGGAGCAAATCTAGTGGAACAAATCAAACTGCCCTCTTTGTTTAGCAATTGTTTCCTCGATCTTACTTAGCAgatctagtggaatgaattatgcTGCCCTCTTGGTCTAACAATTGTTTCCTTGATCTGACTATTCTTGGATCGGTTGgaccgactagagggggtgaatagccctgtaaagtAGAATTACGAATCTTCTCTTGCTACATACTTAGCAAGGACACATGCATTAAATGTaaacaaataacataaaaataaagtaagAGACTCAgaacttttacttggtttgcaactaggagattgttaatccaagatgttgAAATGTGCATTAAGACTAAGAGGCTCCTTTGACAACGGTTGGAGACGGAGTAGTCCCTTACAACAGTTGAGTACAAAAGCTTCTAAACTCGAATTAGGAAATGAAATATTGTGTTGTTAAAACCAGTGTTTTAAATCGCGTAGCATTGGTTCATAGCGTTTTTGTCTTGTCATCGCGTAGTGTAAATAGCGAAGCACATAGCGCAAGCTTTTCGTGCACGCCaatgtttaaatttaaaaaaacaaaatatacttatataagtaaaataaaaataacataacctaaaattaatcataataattCATTATATGTCAAAATATCCCATAACAATTTAAAAAGTCTTATAATTAAAACAACATAACCTAAAAATAATCAGTATCATCCAAATCTATATCACTATCATCATTAATAGTGTCTATGTTTGGAAAATTTCCACTATCAAAAGTTGTTGGAATTACTCCACCATAATTTTTAGCATCAAGATGATTATCTTCCACATCAAAGAATCAATTATAGGTGAAGTAGATATAAGTAAATAATTTGCATATGCTTGGTGCTTACTTGAATTTtcaacaactttttttttttgaatttgtaggAGGAACTTCAACTATATTCTTAACATCTTCGACTCGCTTATCTGAGTCGAAAAGACTTTCAAAGGTAGCTGTCGACACACTCACAATAGGATCACTTTCAAATAATTCATCATCTTCAAGCCATTTAGTAGTTACAAGGAGGACTGGACCTTCTTTCTCAGTTATCCATTCATCATCCGAATTAATTTCATCAACTACAATGGGATCAATCTTGTCTCTCCTCCTAATGCTTCTCTCCCTAAGCTTGAAGTTATATTTCACAAACACCAACGCATTCAACTTTGCATGTTCAAGAATATTTCTCTTTTTTGTATGAATCTAAtattacaaagaagaaaacatatataaaaaaattaaacaatgatatgaaaattataaaacaattaaaattcaaatagAGTTAGAAACTTAGAATACTCACTGATTCAAAAgtgctccaatttctttcacatcccGAATCACTATAAGTGAGGCCATGCACTCGAATTGCAAATGTAGTAAGCTCGGGTGTCCTACTTCCAAAACATTCCCACCACGAGACTAATAagtaataacataaaaaaaaattacaagaatgtatataattttaaaatacgaatactagtataattttacaagaagaaaattttACCCGGAGTTCGCAACATTCTTGTTCGTTTTGCTATTGGAGTTCCAAATTCTCCTTCAGCTTTGTTATACAGGTCCCAATTAGATGTCCTCTTTAAGACGATCATCAGAAGACAACATCCTATCCATGCAAGTATACAATCCATCTCTAACTTCATCACAATCAGAAAATCTTTCTTCATAACGCAATTGCGGGTTCAAATAGTACCCGACCGCATGTAGAGGATAATGAAGTTGTGGAGTCCATCGtgaatcatttttttttccaaatgagcttgtaTTTTCTgtcagccccccccccccccttttgccTTATCCATAAGTTCATAAATATATCCCATGGCCGATCTTTCCTCCGAATCAACTTCCCTTAATACACTTACAAGAGCAACAACACTCTTAACACAAAATGCAACATGTGACCAAAAGTTGGGATCATTAACAACAATTTTCTTCACGATCTTCCCCTGAGTTGTTTGAGATAGTGGTGAACTAACCCAATCTTCGGAAGCAAACATTTGTTCAAGTGACCTTTTAACCTTATACATACTCTGAAGAGTGAGAAATAAAGTAGCAAAGCGAGTAACAGCGAGACGGACAATTTCTTTACCGTTTGTATACTTTCTCATCAAAGAAAGTATAGTCCCATGACCATAAAGGAACTTCACAACCATCTTAGCATGCTCAATTGTGTCAGAAAAAATCTTCAACTTTGCAATATCCTCCAACATTAGATCAATGCAATGTGCCGCACAAGGTGTCCACCAAATTCTATGTCTAGTCTCTATAATTTTTTCCCCCACCTTAATGCAATTCGAAGCATTATCCGTGACAATTTGAATCACATTTTCCTCTCCCACCTCATCAACAACGACATCAAGATATTTAAAGATCAATTCCCCATTTTTAGTAGAAGTTGATGCATCAAtagatttcaaaaagaaagtgtTGGCGGGACTATTTACCAAAAAATTGATCGAACTTCTATTCTTTCCATCTGTCCAACCATCGGACATAATAGTGCATCCATATTTTTTCCATGCCTTTTTATGCTCCTCATATATTAGGTTGATGCCATCAACCTCAGCTTTAAGTATCCAAGTTCTTAACTCATGCATTGAAGGAGGCTTGAACCCTCTTCCATATTCCGCAATACCCTCAACCATAGGCAACCCAATAAGGATCATTCACAACATTAAACGGAAGTGCGACAGAGTAAATAAAACGACCAACTTTATGCTTACATCAACCAGCAAATCTTTTTTGTATATCGAATTTAGGATTGTTTGTCTAAGTTCAGAACTAACAAACCCATGAAAAGTACCTTTACCTTTTGATTCACCACTACCAGAACATCCAATTGCATTTCCCCCTACACTTCCAACTTTTGATAATTGTGTACTCATACTCTGGGGACCCTCACCAATCTCTCGTAACAATTCGGTTTGTTTGCTTTTAGATGCTCTAATTTTGTCAAGTGATTCCCTAATTTCTTTCTTAATATCATCCGGAGCACTAACACAAGGCGCAACccctttatgagtttgagctaaaTGTTCCTTCAAACGAGTAATCCCTCCATTCGATATATGATGACAAAATTTGCACCGAACAGATTTCTCTCCCTCATTTTGATAACAATACTTCCAACCAAtatcttttttatctttttttgacAAATTCGTAGGCATTGCAAATTCTAACTAGACGatcaaaatcctagaaaaacaaaaggaaaaaatcaGAACAAATAATTAATTACTTAGAAACAAATCAGTAAAAAAATGGGAATCAATCCAGGGCATCtagatcgatcattggatcgatcctgTGATTGATCGAGATCCCTTCTGTTCGAATTGAtcttgatcgatccagatgcctgACTTCTGGAAATCGCGAAATCGCTTTTGCTCCTTCgagaaacaaaaaacaaaaaggaaaaaccAAACGAAGAAAACGAAAGGAAGGAGAAAAGCTAACCTCCAATCGTTGTCCCTCGCCGCCGCTCACAAGCCACTGCTCGCCGATCGCCTCTCACAAGTTGTCGCTCGCTCGTCGCTAGTCGCCCGTCGCTTGTTGCCTCTGCCCTACCTTCTCGACGGTTACGATTCCACTCGCCTTTGCCTCCTTGCCTTCGCCCTAGTTATTTTGTAAGCAATTTGCAATTATAGCGCCCGCTATGGGCTGCTAGGTCACGATAGTGCACACTATGTGCGTTATTGACGCTTTTGTCCTGAATAGCGTAGGCTATTTGGGACAATCGCTAATCAGCGAACGCTCTGTAGCATTCGCTGATCGTAGCGCGCGATA
Coding sequences:
- the LOC122047711 gene encoding uncharacterized protein LOC122047711 isoform X2, which gives rise to MANQNPKRFLQSFFDFTERESSPNSGSLKIKSLFKGCVFRYASHLIHALSKKKWRRQRKGQQFELLNLQLNWSPPHVISPIPELPVFGHLEWVEDDLEALGEEDGENEIDQLAEKFIASCHEKFRLEKEESYRRYQEMLERST
- the LOC122047711 gene encoding uncharacterized protein LOC122047711 isoform X1, translated to MANQNPKRFLQSFFDFTERESSPNSGSLKIKSLFKGCVFRYASHLIHALSKKKWRRQRKGQQFELLNLQLNWSPPHVISPIPELPVFEMSLAGHLEWVEDDLEALGEEDGENEIDQLAEKFIASCHEKFRLEKEESYRRYQEMLERST
- the LOC122047710 gene encoding ras-related protein RABA4c-like — its product is MSSSSRNYYPDFNQKIDYVFKVVLIGDSAVGKSQLLARFARNEFNLDSKATIGVEFQTRTLTIDQKIIKAQIWDTAGQERYRAVTSAYYRGAVGAMLVYDITKRQSFDHVTKWLEELRGHADKNIVIMLIGNKSDLGSLRAVPTEDAKEFAENENLFFMETSALDATNVESAFVTILTEIYRIVSKKSLVANDDAEPTGDTNLLTGTQIAVSGQEPAGSKSACCASS